The following are encoded in a window of Gossypium raimondii isolate GPD5lz chromosome 13, ASM2569854v1, whole genome shotgun sequence genomic DNA:
- the LOC105782576 gene encoding uncharacterized protein LOC105782576 isoform X3: MARSGDPQGDGGEPVLPRASSSTRLRSRPDPFLVVCRCFSVITSLTAILCIAVNVLSAVRSFKNGADVFDGIFRCYAVVIAFFVVLAETEWGFIIKFWKVLEYWAGRGMLQILKAKGSGSSSEHSKLYAPCLWCSLRFLGNLMHWLSQTFSPAKGNYKGTSSSRSGGIGEKKRRT; the protein is encoded by the exons ATGGCGAGAAGCGGAGATCCACAAGGCGACGGCGGCGAGCCAGTGCTGCCGAGAGCGTCTTCCAGCACCAGACTAAGGTCCAGACCCGACCCGTTTTTGGTGGTTTGCCGTTGTTTTAGTGTTATAACGTCTCTCACTGCGATTCTCTGCATTGCCGTTAATGTTCTCTCTGCCGTTCGGTCTTTCAAGAACGGAGCCGAT gtttttgaCGGGATTTTTCGGTGTTACGCTGTTGTAATTGCCTTCTTTGTGGTTCTGGCGGAAACAGAATGGGGATTCATAATCAAGTTCTGGAAG GTTTTGGAGTACTGGGCTGGTAGGGGTATGCTGCAAATCTT AAAGGCAAAAGGATCTGGTTCTTCTTCAGAACATAGCAAGCTATATGCTCCTTGCCTGTGGTGTAGTTTACGTTTTCTCG GGAATCTTATGCATTGGCTTTCTCAAACGTTCTCGCCAGCAAAAGGAAATTACAAGGGAACAAGCAGTTCAAGATCTGGAG GAATTggagagaagaagagaagaactTGA
- the LOC105782576 gene encoding uncharacterized protein LOC105782576 isoform X1, whose translation MARSGDPQGDGGEPVLPRASSSTRLRSRPDPFLVVCRCFSVITSLTAILCIAVNVLSAVRSFKNGADVFDGIFRCYAVVIAFFVVLAETEWGFIIKFWKVLEYWAGRGMLQIFVAVMTRAFPDYTERQKDLVLLQNIASYMLLACGVVYVFSGILCIGFLKRSRQQKEITREQAVQDLEELERRREELEQLLLAERV comes from the exons ATGGCGAGAAGCGGAGATCCACAAGGCGACGGCGGCGAGCCAGTGCTGCCGAGAGCGTCTTCCAGCACCAGACTAAGGTCCAGACCCGACCCGTTTTTGGTGGTTTGCCGTTGTTTTAGTGTTATAACGTCTCTCACTGCGATTCTCTGCATTGCCGTTAATGTTCTCTCTGCCGTTCGGTCTTTCAAGAACGGAGCCGAT gtttttgaCGGGATTTTTCGGTGTTACGCTGTTGTAATTGCCTTCTTTGTGGTTCTGGCGGAAACAGAATGGGGATTCATAATCAAGTTCTGGAAG GTTTTGGAGTACTGGGCTGGTAGGGGTATGCTGCAAATCTT CGTTGCAGTAATGACAAGAGCTTTCCCTGATTATACAGAAAGGCAAAAGGATCTGGTTCTTCTTCAGAACATAGCAAGCTATATGCTCCTTGCCTGTGGTGTAGTTTACGTTTTCTCG GGAATCTTATGCATTGGCTTTCTCAAACGTTCTCGCCAGCAAAAGGAAATTACAAGGGAACAAGCAGTTCAAGATCTGGAG GAATTggagagaagaagagaagaactTGAACAATTGCTGTTGGCTGAAAGGGTATGA
- the LOC105782576 gene encoding uncharacterized protein LOC105782576 isoform X2 has translation MARSGDPQGDGGEPVLPRASSSTRLRSRPDPFLVVCRCFSVITSLTAILCIAVNVLSAVRSFKNGADVFDGIFRCYAVVIAFFVVLAETEWGFIIKFWKVLEYWAGRGMLQILYVLYCKRQKDLVLLQNIASYMLLACGVVYVFSGILCIGFLKRSRQQKEITREQAVQDLEELERRREELEQLLLAERV, from the exons ATGGCGAGAAGCGGAGATCCACAAGGCGACGGCGGCGAGCCAGTGCTGCCGAGAGCGTCTTCCAGCACCAGACTAAGGTCCAGACCCGACCCGTTTTTGGTGGTTTGCCGTTGTTTTAGTGTTATAACGTCTCTCACTGCGATTCTCTGCATTGCCGTTAATGTTCTCTCTGCCGTTCGGTCTTTCAAGAACGGAGCCGAT gtttttgaCGGGATTTTTCGGTGTTACGCTGTTGTAATTGCCTTCTTTGTGGTTCTGGCGGAAACAGAATGGGGATTCATAATCAAGTTCTGGAAG GTTTTGGAGTACTGGGCTGGTAGGGGTATGCTGCAAATCTTGTATGTCTTATATTGCA AAAGGCAAAAGGATCTGGTTCTTCTTCAGAACATAGCAAGCTATATGCTCCTTGCCTGTGGTGTAGTTTACGTTTTCTCG GGAATCTTATGCATTGGCTTTCTCAAACGTTCTCGCCAGCAAAAGGAAATTACAAGGGAACAAGCAGTTCAAGATCTGGAG GAATTggagagaagaagagaagaactTGAACAATTGCTGTTGGCTGAAAGGGTATGA